A genomic segment from Euleptes europaea isolate rEulEur1 chromosome 15, rEulEur1.hap1, whole genome shotgun sequence encodes:
- the NMI gene encoding N-myc-interactor — translation MGMVALAGKPGSSPGSPAEIGTMVVGGGPRLKAEGEIPRMQEDEPGNVQELEEWRSKVVDAEKQKADLLLSKLAADEERRKWKEELRNLRLIEDKHVKERTEAWEYHQRNLSIIKEQNDELRGNIQSLKDKVAAKKAECKALAQRYKLKRVIPETKVKFTHLEKAENEEMHKNICCFFDVSTIFPFRLRKGEALITFEEENVAQELLRKSHHIVNLENATTVVTARPVDLEMGITFQLCVKISQRKINVYNIPNLPIPNEWVKDKLELNFCRTKLGGGEVQDVTYDRQSQMAIITFAQPGVAHNVVKWAEYPFRTSEQTYRVMVSPVVEKYLKRFETFSGISKRTLLLTGIQDMGEDEESMQDMIAIHFQKSSNGGGEVEFIRYVSEGTKVAYFETDNGECYMIGCG, via the exons ATGGGGATGGTAGCCCTGGCGGGCAAGCCTGGATCATCTCCGGGCTCGCCTGCcgagattgggaccatggtggtgggtggtgggccTCGACTG aaagcAGAAGGTGAGATTCCAAGGATGCAAGAAGATGAGCCTGGAAATGTTCAAGAACTGGAAGAATGGAGG AGCAAGGTTGTGGACGCTGAAAAACAGAAGGCTGACTTGCTTCTATCAAAACTTGCTGCTGATGAGGAGAGACGGAAATGGAAAGAGGAGCTGAGAAATCTGAGGCTTATAGAAGATAAGCATGTTAAGGAAAGAACTGAAGCTTGGGAATATCATCAG AGGAATCTTTCTATAATAAAAGAACAAAATGATGAATTGAGAGGAAACATACAATCGCTTAAAGACAAAGTTGCGGCAAAGAAGGCAGAATGTAAAGCACTTGCTCAGCGATATAAG CTTAAAAGAGTTATACCCGAGACAAAAGTGAAATTTACACACCTGGAGAAAGCTGAGAATGAAGAGATGCATAAGAACATTTGCTGCTTTTTTGACGTCTCCACAATCTTCCCATTCAGACTGCGCAAAGGCGAAGCTCTTATCACCTTTGAAGAAGAAAATG TTGCCCAGGAACTGCTTCGAAAGTCTCATCATATTGTGAACCTGGAGAATGCAACCACAGTCGTGACAGCCCGGCCCGTTGACCTGGAGATGGGAATAACATTTCAG CTCTGTGTTAAGATTTCCCAAAGGAAGATTAATGTTTATAACATCCCTAATCTACCAATCCCTAATGAATGGGTAAAAGACAAGTTGGAACTGAATTTCTGCAGAACTAAACTGGGAGGAGGAGAAGTCCAGGATGTGACTTACGACAGACAGTCCCAAATGGCCATCATTACATTTGCCCAACCTGGAG TTGCTCACAACGTTGTGAAATGGGCAGAGTACCCTTTCCGCACAAGTGAACAGACTTATAGGGTGATGGTTTCCCCTGTTGTAGAAAAGTACCTGAAAAGATTTGAG ACTTTTTCAGGAATATCCAAGAGAACATTATTGTTGACAGGCATTCAGGACATGGGGGAAGATGAGGAGAGCATGCAGGATATGATAGCAATCCACTTCCAGAAATCCAGTAATGGTGGTGGGGAAGTTGAATTCATCAGATACGTTTCAGAAGGAACCAAAGTTGCTTACTTTGAGACAGATAACGGAGAATGTTATATGATAGGCTGCGGCTGA